The following DNA comes from Candidatus Peregrinibacteria bacterium.
TCTATATTTTGAAGGGGAGTCATCATCTCAGAATTCTTTTTTTCGAGAAGAAGTGAGGGGATATTTGATGGTGCGTGACTCATTTGAGATTAAATTTCTGCGTATTTTATGCATATGCTTTTTTCTGTCAACTATTTTTTCGGATGACAACATGGCTCTACTTGTGGTCAGCCTAAGGTTTGGTGTGTTGGTCTCTCATTTTTCTACAATATATTGCAAAATTGGACTTATTTGAGTCTGCATACTGCCGTCCAATCGCCATGCTCTTTGAGCATTTTTTGAGTTTTTTCTGCCTTTGCTTTTTCGGAAAACACGCCAAATACCGTTCCGCCAGAACCACTGAGCGCTGTATGTTCTGCTCCAAATTCCTTGAGAAGAGTTGCCCGATGAGAGAGCTCTGGAAAGGCAGAAAAGATGATTGGCTCAAAATCATTCCCATTTGGTACGGTTGTCTTTCTTTTTTCCCATTCCTCATACGCCCAAGCAGTGGAAATGGAAATATTTTTTGGAAGACAGAGAGTAAGGAATCCCGAAGAAATTTGAGGGAGGGGGGTGAGGCGTTCTCCTGTTCCTTCTATAGTAGCGCGGGAAAAATTTCCAAAAAAAAAGGGGATATCTGAACCGAGATTACTTGCGATATGAAAGAGCTCCGATTCTGAAATGCATTCTGGAAACATTTGAGAAAGCCCCTTTAAAACTGCTGCTGCGTCTGAACTTCCTCCGCCAAGTCCAGATCCGGTGGGAATGTTTTTGGTGAGGCGAATACAAATGGCAGGGAAAAGCGTTTCCCCAAAAAATGATCGTGCGGCGCGTACAGCAAGGTTTGTCTCATCTTTTGGGACAGAAAATTCTTGTGGATTTTTTAACACAAAGTCAATTTCTCCTTGTTTTTCTTGTGGGAGAATTTCTATTTCCAATTCATCTGCAAGCGATATCTTCTCCATTTCTGTATAAATTTCGTGCAAGCCATTTTTTTGGATTTCTCCAATATGTAAATTCCAGTTGATTTTTGCTGGAGCAGAAAGGGAAATCTTTTTCATCTGTTACGGTAGTAAAGAAATCTGCACAATGGCTATTGCAGAAATTCCTTCTCCTTTTCCGCACTCTGTGAGCTCTTCTCCACTCGTGGCGGTAATACCAATATCTTCTGGAGAGATCTGGCAGAGTTCCGCAAGAAGATTTTTCATTTCTGCGAACCGGTGTTCTAGCTTCGGATTTTTTGCTTCCAGAGAAAGAGAAATATTTTCTATCGTGCCACCAGCACTCCACAATTTTTTGAGAATATGCCGAAAGTACTCCTTGGAATCCGTCGTTCCCTGTTGACACAACGTATCGGAAAATGTAGAGAGTGATCCGCCACCAAGCGCAGAAGAAACCGCATTGGTAATTGCATGGAGGGCGGCATCTCCATCAGAATTTCCGAGGAGTTTTGGCGATTTTGGAAACAAAATTCCTCCAAGAACAAGCTCTCCTTCTTTGGAAAAACGATGCGAATCTTGTCCAATTCCAATGCGTTTTTTTTGATTTCCCTTCACAAATGATTCGAGAAAGAAAAGATCTTCTGGAAATGTAATTTTTCGGTTTTGTGGAGAAGCAGGGATGATCTTTGGCAAAATGCCGGCGGCTTCTGCCACTGCAAGATCATCTGTTGGTATTTTTGAGAGGAGGGTGTATCCTTTTTCAAACACTTCTGCTCGAACTCCTTGTGGCGTTTCCATCTCCCAAAGCTCTTCGCGCGGAAGAATACCGCTATTTTGTTTTCGAATTGTGGAAGTCATTGATCTTCCTACTCCCCCGGCGCCCGTTTGTTTTATGGCAGAAATAACTTCTGTAATTTCCTTTTTTGTGACGAGTGGATTGGCAATATTATGAAAGAGAATAAGGTTTGCTCCTTTTTCTTTCGCTGCGAAAAATCCGATTTTTGCGCTCTCAAAACGATTTTTTCCTCCAACGATGATAGTTATTTTTGCACACTCCACAATATTTTTTTGAACTAAATCCTTGTGCTCTTGCGATGGAACGACCAAGAAGATATATTCGATTTCTGGAATCTGCAAAAATGCTTCTGTACCCCAAAGAAAAAGCGGTTTTCCCAAAAGAGAAACGAATATTTTTTCTTTTCCAAAACGTGTTCCAGAGCCGGCACCAAGGAGTACTGTGGCAATCATTGAATAAGAATGTGGAAAAATGCCAAAAGAGAATACGTTTTTTGATATAATTCTTCAATTTCTCCTCTTTTTCATTTCCTTTGTTTGTTTCTTAAAATGATGATCTATCCTCTTTCAGACAAGGGTGCACAACTCCTCTCTATTCGAATAGAGAATCCCCAAAAGACAAATAAAGGAGAAAGTCCTTGTCAAGAAGAATGTCCTGATGCTTTGAATTTTGTAGAAGGTATTCAGAAATTTTTTAGAGCTGAATTAAGCGGAATAAACAAAATAATGATTGAGATTCCTTGTCCGATAAATCCAAAACACACTTGTCGCATTTCTGCAGAACAGAAAATGATTGGATAAAAACTATTTGGAGCAGTCCTAAGAGACTGCTCCAAGAGCGTATGTTATTAAAATGGAGCTCGACAAGATGCACCTGGCTGATATGGACCAGGGATATATTGATTTCTTGAATCTTCCTCTATATTGGGAGGAACAGGGAACCCCAATAGTGCTCGAACGCCATTAGATATTTCGGTCATTTTTCCACTCTGAACCATGCCTTCAATTACACGGTCTTCTTTGTTGGAAAGCCAGTCTCGTTCCTGAGGATATCTCAACATTTTTATTAAAAAAGAAAAAACATACGATAAAGTAATACTTTTTTTAAAATAAACGTCAAGAGGATTTTTTCTTTTTCTTTCGTTTTGACCTTCTCTTCAGAATTTTCGTATGATTTTCTCTGTTTTTCTTCCTCAGAATGCAAGATCGAATTCGAATCTCTCTGACGCTTAAAAAAGAAATCGTAAGCCTTATCGACAGTAAAGTGGATGGAGTGAGAATTCGAAATCGTTCTCATGCCATTGAGCACTATCTTAAAATCTCTCTCGCTTCCTCTGTCGGACAAGCTGTTCTTTTTGTTCATCGAGAAGAAGATCTTTTAAAAGAGGTTGAAAAAGAATCACTCATCGTCTCTCTTTTACGACGTTTTCAAAAAATTGGAATTCTTTCTGTGCTTTTCTGCTCTTCTCAAGAATCGCTTTTGTTACAAAAAATTGTTGGTGGCAAAAAATTTCAAGATTTTACGTTTCATTTTGTGCACACAAATCCCGAGCATACCGCTTCTGCTCTTCTCGATTGTTCTTCACTTCTTCATCCGGGAACTTTTCTTGTGCTCCACGGCGATATTGCAACGGAGCTTGATCTCTTTGATTTTCAAGATTTTCATCGAGAAAAAAGCAGTATTGCCACGGTTACCGTAACGAGTATTTCCGATCCGCTCCCTTGGGGAGTAGTGCGCTTAAAGCGAAACTTAATTACAGAATTTCGTGAAAAACCTGTTCATTCCGAAACAGAAACACGGCTTACTAATCTTATTAATGCGGGAATATATGCGTTTGAACCAGAGATTTTTTCTTTTTTTCCAGAGGACGCAAAAAGCTTAGAGGAAGATGTTTTTCCTCTTCTTGCTCAAGAACGAAAGCTCTTTGGATATTTGCTTGATGGAGCATGGTTTAACATTTCAGTCCCCGGAATGCTTGAGAGCGCAAAAAAACATTTTTCTCCTACTCCATAGTACATGCGTCTTCATGGAAAATCCTTGTTATTTCTTGGGAATAACGAATAATATACTTGCCCTCTTGATAAAAAAGTCATACACTGTGTGATGATTTTTATCGTCCCTATGGGTTCCCTCATTGGAGTTGATGTAGGAGGAACGAAAATTCGTGCTATTCGGTTCTCGGAGTCCGATATGTCCCACGAGGACGAAAATAGAGTTCTTACTGAAGCAACAAAAGGTGCCGATGCTGTATTTCAAAATATTATTCAAGTAACCGAAAGCGTTTTCAATGAATCAGTTACTGCTATTGGTATTGCTTGGGCGGGGTTTGTTGATCACGAGAATGGTATTGTACGAACAGCACCAAACATTCCTGGATTTTCCGATTTTCCTCTCGTTAAGCGTCTTCAGCAACACTTTTCGCTTCCCATGGTTCTCGAAAACGATGCACGACTTTTTACTTATACTGAGGCATTAGAGGGTGCTGGAAAAGGGGAGTCAGTGGTAGTTGGTATTAGTCTTGGAACGGGAGTAGGAAGCGGAATTATTCTCGATGGCAAAATTTTTCGCGGTGCAGAAGGATTTTCTGGAGAGGTTGGGCAGGCATTTGCCAGTATTGATGCACTTGAGACATTTGAAACGAATGAATTTTTTATTTCGGGAACAGGACTCGGTCGAGATGCTGAACATTTCGGATGTAAGGGTGCTATTTTTGGAGAAGATTCCTTTCGGAAATGGCAAGAAAAAATCTTGCCAGAATATGACATTTTTGAGCTTTGGGTGACTCGACTTTCGCGGTTTTTGGTAAACGTCATTTTGTTCTACAATCCCTCTGTCATTGTTTTTGGTGGAGGCGTTGGGCGAACTGTCTTCCCTCCTTTTTTGCCAGAAATTTCCCAGCGAACGGAAACGCTTTTGCGAAAACGAAACCTTCCTTCTTCTGTTACCTTTCGTCTTGCAGAAATTCCCTTTTCCGCTACTTTTGGTGCAGGACTTCTTGCAAAATCCTTAGCTTAGGAACCAGAGACAACTGCTATAAAGGCAATAGTATTGTTGACGGCATGAAATGCAATTCCTGGATAGAGCGATTTCGTGCGAATAAATGCTGTTCCAAGGAGAACTCCCAATACAAAATAGACAGGAAAAAGCCCCAAATGAAGATGTGCCGCGGCAAAAAAGAGTGAAGAAAGCGCAATAGCGTGAAAAGCATTCATTTTTTTAAGAAAGCCACTCAGGAGAAAACCACGGAAAATTAGCTCTTCTAAAACAGGGGCAATAATTCCAGCAAAAACAAAAAGAAGAGGAGGTGATATCCAGCGTTCGGAAATGAGTTGTTCTACAGTTCCAGAATTGGCAACAGAACCAATACCAAGGAGGTTAAGCCCAAAGAAGTATCCGTTTTGCAACGCAATACTTGTGCAAAAGAGAAGCACAAAAACACCGAATGTGGTTTTGAAGGGGATCTTTCGAAAACCGAGATCTGAAAGCCCAGCACCATATTTTTTTCGAGAATACCAAAAGAGAAAGCCAACCTGAGAAAGCACCTGCAAGAGGATTCCTGCAATAATGATTTCTTGCTTATTATTAAGAAGAAATTCTGCCGCTGGTATTTGCCCCCAAATCTGCATTGCCAAAAAGAACCCCCCGTATGAAACGATAATGAGGAGAAGCGAAGAAAAAAGAACCATTTTTACGGCGTCACTTGGCTTCCAAGGAGCTGTTGGTAATGCCTTTTCTGGAAATGGATCGCAAAAAAATCCGTAGCTTTTCCGAAACATACTCTGAAATGTCGCCATGCGTTTTTGGGAGAAATAAAAGTGAAGTGTGTTGTTTTAACAAAATTATTTTTATTTTGTCAAGTATCCACTTTTTTTCCTGCAAAAGGAGTGCTTATACTTAGAGTCCTAATTCTGCAAAGAATATTTTAAGTCCTTCTTTTGTTGTTGGGAGACCCTCAATGGGGGGAACTTCTACATCAACAACCATCTGTTTTGGAAAATTTGGTACTCTCCTGAAGTGTCTTTGTGATTCTAGCTGTTGACCGTTCTTAGGGAGGTAGTCTTTTGACCTCCAGTAGCTCTCATCATGAGAATGTCCAAACATTTTTAAGTAGAAAAGCAAATATATCTTCTTTGAGAAATAGGAAACTTTCCAGAAAATGATACAAAATAAGTAAAAAAATTGCACAAAATATCCATTTTTCCACACAGTACAATCCATTTTTTCATAATGAAAAATACTGATAATCAATATTGGTTGGCAGATCTACATCTATTCATCTCTTTTTCCGGAAGTCACTAAAGTATTGTAACCTTGTGCCGCTTCGGAACCAGTATTTGAATAGGGGGCAATATCGTATGCTCTTTTGTATTCTTCAAGAGCCTTTCCCCAGTCCCCTTGTTGCTCTGCAATTTTTCCCAAGAAGAGATGAGGGATTGGATTTTCTGAATTTACTTCTTGAATCTCCTGAAAAACCTCTTTCGATTTTTCATATTCTCCGTTTTCAAAAAATGCCTCACCAAGAAGAGCTTTTGCCTCTTTTGAATCTGGATATGCCTCCACGGATTTTTGTGCTATTTCAAGCCCCTTTTTTGGGGTTTTGAGTTTGTCGATAGAAAGATGCATGGCGGATTCGTAGTGTTCAATCGGCGCACCATGAATTTCGAGAAGCTTGTCATATTCCTCTTGTGCGGCTTCGTAATATTTTCCTCCAATATAGGCTTCTGCGAGCAAAAGAGTTACTTCATTTTGTGGAATGTATCCATTTTGTCGAGCCATGGAGAGGTGTGTAATGGCTTCTTCGTACTGCTCAAGCGCATTTTCTGAAATGCCAAGAAAAAAAGCAGTTTCTGGTTTTGTGGGATCAAGGTCAAGTGCTTTTATAAAAACATCTCGAGCAAGGTTGTATTTTTCGAGTGAGAGATAGCTGTGTCCCAAAATAATCCATGCATCACGATAGTTTTCTTGTTCTTTTAGAATTTTCTTGCACATTTCAATACTGATTTGATAAAAACCAAGAGCATCGAACGATTTTGCAAGAAGGAGTTGTAAGTGTAATGGGTTTCCCTCGGGAAAGAGAGAAAACTCCTGAAAAGCTCCTAATACAATGCGCGATTGCTCTCCGTATTCTGTATTTTCTGCGAGAGAAGAGAGGAGTTTTTTTGCTGTTTCGTAATCTCCAAAATAAGCAGATATGATTCCAAAATAGTAGTTTTTTTCAGGAGAATCAGGAAGGTTTTCAAATATTTTCTTTGCTTCTCCAAAAGAACTTCGTTGAATTTCAATTTCTCCAAGGAGCACGGAAAAAGAAATATCATCAGGAAAAGCTTGGTGTGCCTTTGCTGTAGATTCTTTCGCTGCATCGTAATTTTGAAGAGCAATTTGCGCCGAAATGAGCTTGTGAAGAGCATCTTTTGAGGTGGGATCCATTTCTGTAGCGCGCTCAAAATCTTTAATAGCAAGACTCAAATATCCTTCAGAGAGGTATCCGCCGCCTCTTTTTATAAGAGTTTCAAAACTCTCCTCTTCCCCTGTTTTTTTTGGTGCATTTTCTTCTTGAAGAGGGTCTTTATTAAGATTTTCTTCTGGTGTTTTTGGCAAAAAATCTCCTTGGGAATTTTCCTTGCTTTCTTGAAGAGTAGGACGAATAGCGCTTGGAAGGAGTTCTATAATTTCTTCGGGGTAAACACGCCAAGCGAGAACAGCGATAAAAGCGGTGAGCGAAAGTCCAAAAAGGATTCCAAGAATTTTCGCCATAGTTGGGGAGAGTAACAGAAAAACAATACTTCGCTCTTCTCATTTTTTCATTTTTTCTTATGTCGGGCACGGGAAAAACATTGACAATAAAAAACAGTTGTTTAAAATCTAAAACTTTTAGCAAATTTATATGGGAAAACAAGTATTCTTCTTCTTTCTCGCTCTTACCAGTGGTGTTCTTCTTTTATTAGTCGTACCAACTTCTTTAGGCGATTACCAAAAAACGCACGCAAATGCCCCCCTATTTTCCAGAAGCTTCACCATTCCCACTCCCATTTCTATTTCTACTCC
Coding sequences within:
- the ispE gene encoding 4-(cytidine 5'-diphospho)-2-C-methyl-D-erythritol kinase, translated to MKKISLSAPAKINWNLHIGEIQKNGLHEIYTEMEKISLADELEIEILPQEKQGEIDFVLKNPQEFSVPKDETNLAVRAARSFFGETLFPAICIRLTKNIPTGSGLGGGSSDAAAVLKGLSQMFPECISESELFHIASNLGSDIPFFFGNFSRATIEGTGERLTPLPQISSGFLTLCLPKNISISTAWAYEEWEKRKTTVPNGNDFEPIIFSAFPELSHRATLLKEFGAEHTALSGSGGTVFGVFSEKAKAEKTQKMLKEHGDWTAVCRLK
- a CDS encoding 2-C-methyl-D-erythritol 2,4-cyclodiphosphate synthase; the encoded protein is MIATVLLGAGSGTRFGKEKIFVSLLGKPLFLWGTEAFLQIPEIEYIFLVVPSQEHKDLVQKNIVECAKITIIVGGKNRFESAKIGFFAAKEKGANLILFHNIANPLVTKKEITEVISAIKQTGAGGVGRSMTSTIRKQNSGILPREELWEMETPQGVRAEVFEKGYTLLSKIPTDDLAVAEAAGILPKIIPASPQNRKITFPEDLFFLESFVKGNQKKRIGIGQDSHRFSKEGELVLGGILFPKSPKLLGNSDGDAALHAITNAVSSALGGGSLSTFSDTLCQQGTTDSKEYFRHILKKLWSAGGTIENISLSLEAKNPKLEHRFAEMKNLLAELCQISPEDIGITATSGEELTECGKGEGISAIAIVQISLLP
- a CDS encoding nucleotidyltransferase family protein, with translation MQDRIRISLTLKKEIVSLIDSKVDGVRIRNRSHAIEHYLKISLASSVGQAVLFVHREEDLLKEVEKESLIVSLLRRFQKIGILSVLFCSSQESLLLQKIVGGKKFQDFTFHFVHTNPEHTASALLDCSSLLHPGTFLVLHGDIATELDLFDFQDFHREKSSIATVTVTSISDPLPWGVVRLKRNLITEFREKPVHSETETRLTNLINAGIYAFEPEIFSFFPEDAKSLEEDVFPLLAQERKLFGYLLDGAWFNISVPGMLESAKKHFSPTP
- a CDS encoding ROK family protein, with the translated sequence MGSLIGVDVGGTKIRAIRFSESDMSHEDENRVLTEATKGADAVFQNIIQVTESVFNESVTAIGIAWAGFVDHENGIVRTAPNIPGFSDFPLVKRLQQHFSLPMVLENDARLFTYTEALEGAGKGESVVVGISLGTGVGSGIILDGKIFRGAEGFSGEVGQAFASIDALETFETNEFFISGTGLGRDAEHFGCKGAIFGEDSFRKWQEKILPEYDIFELWVTRLSRFLVNVILFYNPSVIVFGGGVGRTVFPPFLPEISQRTETLLRKRNLPSSVTFRLAEIPFSATFGAGLLAKSLA
- a CDS encoding CPBP family intramembrane metalloprotease codes for the protein MATFQSMFRKSYGFFCDPFPEKALPTAPWKPSDAVKMVLFSSLLLIIVSYGGFFLAMQIWGQIPAAEFLLNNKQEIIIAGILLQVLSQVGFLFWYSRKKYGAGLSDLGFRKIPFKTTFGVFVLLFCTSIALQNGYFFGLNLLGIGSVANSGTVEQLISERWISPPLLFVFAGIIAPVLEELIFRGFLLSGFLKKMNAFHAIALSSLFFAAAHLHLGLFPVYFVLGVLLGTAFIRTKSLYPGIAFHAVNNTIAFIAVVSGS
- a CDS encoding tetratricopeptide repeat protein — protein: MAKILGILFGLSLTAFIAVLAWRVYPEEIIELLPSAIRPTLQESKENSQGDFLPKTPEENLNKDPLQEENAPKKTGEEESFETLIKRGGGYLSEGYLSLAIKDFERATEMDPTSKDALHKLISAQIALQNYDAAKESTAKAHQAFPDDISFSVLLGEIEIQRSSFGEAKKIFENLPDSPEKNYYFGIISAYFGDYETAKKLLSSLAENTEYGEQSRIVLGAFQEFSLFPEGNPLHLQLLLAKSFDALGFYQISIEMCKKILKEQENYRDAWIILGHSYLSLEKYNLARDVFIKALDLDPTKPETAFFLGISENALEQYEEAITHLSMARQNGYIPQNEVTLLLAEAYIGGKYYEAAQEEYDKLLEIHGAPIEHYESAMHLSIDKLKTPKKGLEIAQKSVEAYPDSKEAKALLGEAFFENGEYEKSKEVFQEIQEVNSENPIPHLFLGKIAEQQGDWGKALEEYKRAYDIAPYSNTGSEAAQGYNTLVTSGKRDE